In Lactococcus protaetiae, the genomic window TTTCGACGCTAGCCCTAAAGCTATTTCGGAGAGAACCAGCTATCTCCCAGTTCGTTTGGAATTTCTCCGCTATCCACAAGTCATCCAAACACTTTTCAACGTGTCCTGGTTCGGGCCTCCAGTGCGTCTTACCACACCTTCACCCTGCTCATGGATAGGTCACTAGGTTTCGGGTCTACATCATGATACTAAAGCGCCCTATTCAGACTCGCTTTCGCTACGGCTCCGTCTCTTCAACTTAACCTCGCATCATAACGTAACTCGCCGGTTCATTCTACAAAAGGCACGCTCTCACCCATTAACGGGCTCGAACTTCTTGTAGGCACACGGTTTCAGGTGCTATTTCACTCCCCTCTCGGGGTTCTTTTCACCTTTCCCTCACGGTACTGGTTCACTATCGGTCACTAAGGAGTATTTAGGGTTGGGAGATGGTCCTCCCGGATTCAAACTGGATTTCGCGTGTCCAGCCCTACTCAGGATACTGCTAGGTATAAGGTCTATTTCGAATACGAGGCTTTTACTCTCTTTGGCTCATCTTCCCAGATGATTCTTCTATAGACCTTAAGTCCACGTTGCAGTCCTACAACCCCAAGAAGCAAGCTTCTTGGTTTGCCCTTCTTCCTGTTCGCTCGCCGCTACTTAGGAAATCGTTTTTACTTTCTCTTCCTGCAGGTACTTAGATGTTTCAGTTCTCTGCGTTACCTTTACATGAGCTATGTATTCACTCATGAATAACTGCTAGAAGCAGCTGGGTTTCCCCATTCGGAAATCAACGGATCAAAGCGTACTTACAGCTCCCCGTCGCATATCGTCGTTAGTCACGTCCTTCTTCGGCTCTTAGTGCCAAGGCATCCACCGTGCGCCCTTATTAACTTTGCCATGATGATTCAATCATCTTTTTTCAAGTATAAGTTTGTAAATTCTTTAAAATTCACAGCTTTTCGGTTTATTTATCGTTATTAGATATTGTTATTTAGTTTTCAAGGTTCAAGATGATTTTAACGTCTTTTCTGACAAGATACCTTCGGCTGAAACTAATCTCAACACTTACTTTCGTATCTTCATGGAGCCTAGCGGGATCGAACCGCTGACCTCCTGCGTGCAAAGCAGGCGCTCTCCCAGCTGAGCTAAGGCCCCACAATCAAGAAGTTGATTCTTGCGTGGTCTATCTCTAGACCCCTCAAAACTGAATAAAGTTGAATGCTCATCCTTGTATATATTCCTTAGAAAGGAGGTGATCCAGCCGCACCTTCCGATACGGCTACCTTGTTACGACTTCACCCCAGTCATCGGTCTTACCTTAGGAAGCGCCCTCCTTGCGGTTAGGCAACCTACTTCGGGTACTCCCAACTCCCGTGGTGTGACGGGCGGTGTGTACAAGGCCCGGGAACGTATTCACCGCGGCGTGCTGATCCGCGATTACTAGCGATTCCGACTTCATGTAGGCGAGTTGCAGCCTACAATCCGAACTGAGAATGGTTTTAAGAGATTAGCTAAACATCACTGTCTCGCGACTCGTTGTACCATCCATTGTAGCACGTGTGTAGCCCAGGTCATAAGGGGCATGATGATTTGACGTCATCCCCACCTTCCTCCGGTTTATCACCGGCAGTCTCACTAGAGTGCCCAACTTAATGATGGCAACTAGTAATAGGGGTTGCGCTCGTTGCGGGACTTAACCCAACATCTCACGACACGAGCTGACGACAACCATGCACCACCTGTCACCGATGTACCGAAGTAACTCCTTATCTCTAAGGATAGCATCGGGATGTCAAGACCTGGTAAGGTTCTTCGCGTTGCTTCGAATTAAACCACATGCTCCACCGCTTGTGCGGGCCCCCGTCAATTCCTTTGAGTTTCAACCTTGCGGTCGTACTCCCCAGGCGGAGTGCTTATTGCGTTAGCTGCGATACAGAAAACTTATAGCTTCCTACATCTAGCACTCATCGTTTACGGCGTGGACTACCAGGGTATCTAATCCTGTTTGCTCCCCACGCTTTCGAGCCTCAGTGTCAGTTACAGGCCAGAGAGCCGCTTTCGCCACCGGTGTTCCTCCATATATCTACGCATTTCACCGCTACACATGGAATTCCACTCTCCTCTCCTGCACTCAAGTCTACCAGTTTCCAATGCATACAATGGTTGAGCCACTGCCTTTTACACCAGACTTAATAAACCACCTGCGCTCGCTTTACGCCCAATAAATCCGGACAACGCTCGGGACCTACGTATTACCGCGGCTGCTGGCACGTAGTTAGCCGTCCCTTTCTGGTTAGATACCGTCACTGCATGGATTTTCCACTCCCACACACGTTCTTCTCTAACAACAGAGTTTTACGATCCGAAAACCTTCTTCACTCACGCGGCGTTGCTCGGTCAGGGTTGCCCCCATTGCCGAAGATTCCCTACTGCTGCCTCCCGTAGGAGTTTGGGCCGTGTCTCAGTCCCAATGTGGCCGATCACCCTCTCAGGTCGGCTATGTATCATCGCCTTGGTAGGCCTTTACCCTACCAACTAGCTAATACAACGCGGGATCATCTTTGAGTGATGCATTTGCATCTTTCAAACTTTTAACTTATGTTTAAAGCTTTTATGCGGTATTAGCATTCGTTTCCAAATGTTGTCCCCCGCTCAAAGGCAGATTCCCCACGCGTTACTCACCCGTTCGCTGCTCTTCCAGTTGGTACAAGTACCAACCTTCAGCGCTCAACTTGCATGTATTAGGCACGCCGCCAGCGTTCGTCCTGAGCCAGGATCAAACTCTCAAATAAAGTATTTAAGTCACCTTAGTGACTGGCTTGTCTTTCATTATTGATTGACAGATTTTTGATGTCTTTACGACATCACATGAGTCATTCTTCTTTATTCAGTTTTCAAGGGTCTAAACGCTTGAGTGGCTTCCCTCTCTCGCGACAACTATTATATTCTATCAAACTACACACCCTTTGTCAATTATTTTATCACTCCTTTCTCCGATTTTTTTTACTTTGTTCGATTTTTACTCCTACCCTACTCCCATTTTTTATCGTGGACATAAACTGAATGGGAAATGAACCCAAAAAAGAAGCCCCTGTATCTAGCAGGGGACTTCCTTTTTATTCTTCCGAGTCATCTAAATCAAAAAGAATAGATTTAATTTTTTCTTTGAGCCGATAGCGCTCCATACGAGTCAGTTCTTCTCCTCGCATTTGGCGGACGAGAAGCTCTTGGTAATGAGGACGAAGGCACTCATACACCTCTGCTAGAAGGTGATTAAATACAAGGGCACTCTCTGGAGTCTCTCCGTGTGACGAAATGACATCCGAATACTCATAGATATCTACCGCTCCTAGTTGGTCAAAACCTCGTTTTTTCGCTTGGCTATGACGGATTTCATCTATCAAACGTTGGTGATATTGGACTTTGAATTTCACTGGTAGTCCCTCGAATCCCACACTTGATTCAAGTAAGTGATACAGAACTATCATTCCTTCTTGAAGATAATCGTCATATGTCCAAGAGCGAACTCGAAGTTGTTTCATTGCTTTTAAGACAATTGGTTTAAGTCTTGAAAAGGCTTGGTCAAAATTTATTTTATCTTTTTGTGGCAAACACACTTTCTCCTATTTATTTTTTACTAACGTATTTTTATCTTTTAGATGCTCGGAGGAGAATGATAAATGAACATGATATTGATATCCTTTCAAAGTTTTATCACTCCTTTCAATTTTAATTCTATTATAGGTCTATTTTTCTTTTACTGCCAATAATATGCAAATTATTACGTCTAGAAAACAAAAATAAAAAGACGAGAGTGCTCTCGTCTTTTTAAAAATCATAAATAATCTGGTTTAGCTTTATCTTTAAAATATACTCCTGAAATTCTCGAAGCTGCTCCTGGTTCCACAAGCTCTAATGTTTTCGATATTTCATCAAATGAAGCATTGTAGTCTCGATCGCGTTCAAATAATTGGAGAGCTCGTGAGATTCCTGAAGCGACCTGTTCATTTGAAGCCTTATAACGGTTGGCGTATTGAATAAGTTGTTCTGCCAACACTGCATGGTCTGTAAGATTATTTGTTGCTTCTTTCAAAACATGCATATCTTCTGTACTGACATCAACTAGATGATTAATTGTATCTATGTTAATTCTGACACGTCCTAACTCTTTAAAGAGATTTTGAATACGGTCACCTGTCATGAAGAACAAATCCAAATAGTCTTTAGGTAGACCTGGAAGATTTCTCTTCTCAACATATCGTTTTATTGTCCTGAGTTCCGAATCAAACTTTTCAGCAATTTCTTGTGCAGCCCTTTCTTCATCTTTCAACCCTGTTAAAGTATTATTGATTTTTATTTGATTCTTTTCCATTTCTTCTAATGCATTAACAATGGAATTTACTCTACGCGAAAGTACAGAGTAAGGAAGAGCTTTTTCCTCAATAGCTTTTAATATATCGTCGGCATCAACTTCTAATGTTTCTAAGTGTTCTTGATAACCTCGGACATAACCTTTTTCATTTCCAGAAAGGATGTATGATTGTGTAATATGGTCAATTTCAAGAAGTAAGTTTTTATTGTTTGAACGAATATGTTCAATATATTCTTTGAGCACAGCCGAACGCTTTTCAACATTTCTGCGCGCACCATATTCCTTATCAAATATAGCATATAGACTCTCGATTTTGTCTTGAATGGAAACAAGCTCAGTTTCTACACGATCAAGTTCAAATTGTTCCAAAAGATTTCGTGTATCATCAAGATGTTCTTGAATATCTGCCATCTTTTCCTCAATATCAACACTTTCGGGAAGGATGTACTCTTCTTCTATAAATTTATCGCTCGCTTCTTTGAGATCAGCAAGCTGCTTAGGAATATCTTTTTCAATTTTTTCGATAAATTCAGGAATCTGCTCAGTAATTGCTCTCAAAGCAATAGTATGTTCTTCTGCTGTTTCCAGAACCTCAGCTGCCTCAATAGGGTCTCCTGTAGAGTTCAAAGTCACAAATTGAGAAAACTCTGCTTCAATATTAGTCAAATGTTTCTCAAGCTCATGAATAACCGTTCCATACAAATCTGCATTATCAGTAATATCATTTCGTAAACTATCGTACAGATCCAGAGATTCTTGAATTTTATTAGAATTCCTTTTTTCTTGCTCCGTTAATTGTGCCACACCTTGGCGAATGGATTCTACTTCTTCTTCCATCAGTTCAATTTGCGCTTCACTATCTGCAACTGATTCACGTGCACGGAAAAAATGGAAAGAATCATTAAGTTGTTCTGCCTCAAAGATGTGATTTTCAAGGTCAGCAAAAGAATTTGATGACAAATCAATCCATTTTTGATTCCATTCTCGGAAGATCGTTTGTGACTGTCCGACAAGATGCATTTTTTTAACTGAATCTATCTCTTCTTGAACCGGAAGATCGAAAAGCGTTTCTTTTCTTTCTTCCATGGCTAAAATACGATCTTCTGTTTTCTTCCGCATCAAAATTGCGAAAATATAAAAGCCAACAACGATAACTACTAAGACAACGATAAGGATAATGACAGTACTTGACATGCTTTACTCCAAAAAATTTTTAATTACTTTACAGGTTACAGATTTCATTAGATAGAAAATCTCAAATATAATTATAGCATATTGCAAGAAGAATTACACTATTTTTTGGACCTATTTGGTTAAAAAATACTTTAATAAAATTGGTACACAAAAAAAGCAACTCACTCGAGTTACTTTTCATTTTCAAATTAAAGGCCAGCTTTAGCTGCTTCAACTTCTGCTGCAAAGTCTGTCTCTGCTTTTTCAATTCCTTCACCAACTTCAAAACGTGTAAAGCTGATTGCTTTGGCACCTTTAGAGTCAAGGAATTTTTCAACAGTCATGCTGTCATCCATGATATAGAGCTGAGCAAGGAGTGTGTATTGTTGGTCAACTTTAGTGTTGTCTTCAAGGAATTTAGCCATCTTGCCTGGGAGAATTTTATCCCAAATTTTTTCCGGTTTACCTTCGGCTTTAAGTTCTTCTTTGATTTCTACTTCAGCTGTCGCAATTGCTTCAGGAGTAATTTGTAATTTAGAACCGAATTTAGGGAATGGCAATGCTGGCTTATTAACCAATGCGCGACTCTCATTATCTTGTTCAATTTTGTGGATAAGTTGAGCTGTTTCATCATGAATAAATTGAGCATCTAATTCTTCGTATGAAAGAACGGTTGGATTCATTGCTGCTACATGCATTGATACTGATTTCGCAAGCGCGGCATCTCCACCTTCAATAACTGTAATAACTCCAATTTTTCCACCGTTATGTTGGTAAGCACCAAAGTATTGAGCATCTGTTTTTTCAACAACCACAAAACGACGGAAAGTAATTTTTTCTCCAATTGTTGCTGTTGCTTGAACAAGAGATTCTTCAAGTGTCGCACCTGAAGCTGTTTTAATAGCAAGGGCTTCTTCATTGTTTGCTGGTTTATTCGCAGCAATAAGCTCTGCAGTCTCTTTAACTAAAGCAACAAATTGATCGTTTTTCGCAACAAAGTCTGTTTCTGAGTTAAGCTCCACAAGAGCTGCAACATTTCCATCTACGGCAATCCCAGTGAGTCCTTCTGCTGCTACACGATCAGCTTTTTTAGCCGCTTTAGCGATACCTTTTTCACGAAGAAGTTCTGCTGCCGCTTCCATGTTTCCATCAGTTTCTACAAGTGCACGTTTAGCATCCATGATTCCTGCACCAGTCTTTTCACGCAATTCTTTAACTTGAGCTGCTGTTACTGCCATTTTGTAAATCTCCTATATTTTATTTTCTGCCTTATAGACAGGATGTTTATTTTAAAA contains:
- the tsf gene encoding translation elongation factor Ts, producing MAVTAAQVKELREKTGAGIMDAKRALVETDGNMEAAAELLREKGIAKAAKKADRVAAEGLTGIAVDGNVAALVELNSETDFVAKNDQFVALVKETAELIAANKPANNEEALAIKTASGATLEESLVQATATIGEKITFRRFVVVEKTDAQYFGAYQHNGGKIGVITVIEGGDAALAKSVSMHVAAMNPTVLSYEELDAQFIHDETAQLIHKIEQDNESRALVNKPALPFPKFGSKLQITPEAIATAEVEIKEELKAEGKPEKIWDKILPGKMAKFLEDNTKVDQQYTLLAQLYIMDDSMTVEKFLDSKGAKAISFTRFEVGEGIEKAETDFAAEVEAAKAGL
- a CDS encoding sigma-70 family RNA polymerase sigma factor is translated as MPQKDKINFDQAFSRLKPIVLKAMKQLRVRSWTYDDYLQEGMIVLYHLLESSVGFEGLPVKFKVQYHQRLIDEIRHSQAKKRGFDQLGAVDIYEYSDVISSHGETPESALVFNHLLAEVYECLRPHYQELLVRQMRGEELTRMERYRLKEKIKSILFDLDDSEE
- the ezrA gene encoding septation ring formation regulator EzrA, whose protein sequence is MSSTVIILIVVLVVIVVGFYIFAILMRKKTEDRILAMEERKETLFDLPVQEEIDSVKKMHLVGQSQTIFREWNQKWIDLSSNSFADLENHIFEAEQLNDSFHFFRARESVADSEAQIELMEEEVESIRQGVAQLTEQEKRNSNKIQESLDLYDSLRNDITDNADLYGTVIHELEKHLTNIEAEFSQFVTLNSTGDPIEAAEVLETAEEHTIALRAITEQIPEFIEKIEKDIPKQLADLKEASDKFIEEEYILPESVDIEEKMADIQEHLDDTRNLLEQFELDRVETELVSIQDKIESLYAIFDKEYGARRNVEKRSAVLKEYIEHIRSNNKNLLLEIDHITQSYILSGNEKGYVRGYQEHLETLEVDADDILKAIEEKALPYSVLSRRVNSIVNALEEMEKNQIKINNTLTGLKDEERAAQEIAEKFDSELRTIKRYVEKRNLPGLPKDYLDLFFMTGDRIQNLFKELGRVRINIDTINHLVDVSTEDMHVLKEATNNLTDHAVLAEQLIQYANRYKASNEQVASGISRALQLFERDRDYNASFDEISKTLELVEPGAASRISGVYFKDKAKPDYL